Genomic segment of Methanobacterium spitsbergense:
GGCTCATTTTTGAGCTGATTGATAAGGTTAATCCAATCAATTATGTTGAATTTTGAGATATCAAATTTTAATGCACTTTCACGATTATCAAATCCATATATCTCTAAAAAGGAAGGGTTACATTCTATTAATCTACCCTCCGGGGTTGCAATAAAATCACCTGTTAGATCATCCTCAAAAAATCTATAATACTTCTCTTCACTGTAGGGAATATCGATTTTTTCTGAAGGACTTAAATTTTGAATCATCACTAAAAAACCAGAATCAACAACTGAAATAATAAATTCAATTATATCTTTACCAAAATTAGTTAAATCAATATCCCTTTCAAATTTATCATTTCCAAAATCTTTCAATGGTATTTGAAACCTAAATAATCCTTCTTTAATTAATGTTTCTTTTATTGGAACAAAATTAGAAATTCCAAATAGGTTGACCCCAAAAACATCATCTAATTTAGATATTCCTAAAATTTTAAATGAAAATGGATTAATATCAATTAATTTACCTTCTTCATTATAAAAAAGAATTCCTATTGGAGATTTATCAAATATACTCATGAATCTATCTATATCTTCCATTATAGATTCTCCCTGCTTTTATAATAAATATTATTCTGAAGATCTTCTCCTGAAACGTTCAGGTGTGGTTGTTCTAGGTATATTTCTGTAAAATTCGCCAGCAGTATCGATTATTTCTACAGATATATCTCCAATCCTTTCAAATGCTTTAACCACTCTGGATAAAGTTAAATAATAAGTTGAACGATCCTTATCCATAACATCATCCTCAGCCATTTGAATTGCGATGTTGTTAAGGGCTTTTTTCTGGAGTTCATGAATTTTCTCTTCGTAATCCATGACTTTTTCTTTTAAATCTAATTCTTCGTTTAAAAACCCTTGCATGGAATATTTAACCATTTTTCGTGATGTTAAGTACATAGAGTTAAGTACCTCTAACATCTCTGGATCGACTTCATAACAACCATTTAATACAAAATTGGCAATATGACAGGTGTGATCTGCAATACGTTCAAGATCGTAAGCAACTTCACTGAATACCATTGTTTTACTAAATTCAGAATAGGGATTTATTGATATAACTGTATCAACTGAAGATCGAACCTTTTCATGCATGTTGTTACTAATATAATCCATTTCAAGTGCTTTATTAGCCATCTCATCATTATAATTTACAAAGGATTCAAATGACATATCAAACTGTTTGCAAACATGTTCAACCATGTTCTTTAACATATCTTTAATGAGATACGCTCCAGCGTATTCTCTTGAAGTTTTTTCTTCATCAAACATTTCTGAAAATTCGTCAAACTTCTTCAAATCGAGAATATATGCTCTTCTAACAACACCACGTTTAACAAGGGGCTGTAGTAATTTAGTAACATATCTTCGAGTCAATCCAAGTTTTTCAGCTATTTCATCCTGAGTTGAGGGATTGTCATGTAATATTACATCAAGTATGGCTTTCAACGTGCTGTTAGATCGTTTCATTTTAAAT
This window contains:
- a CDS encoding PhoU domain-containing protein — protein: MKRSNSTLKAILDVILHDNPSTQDEIAEKLGLTRRYVTKLLQPLVKRGVVRRAYILDLKKFDEFSEMFDEEKTSREYAGAYLIKDMLKNMVEHVCKQFDMSFESFVNYNDEMANKALEMDYISNNMHEKVRSSVDTVISINPYSEFSKTMVFSEVAYDLERIADHTCHIANFVLNGCYEVDPEMLEVLNSMYLTSRKMVKYSMQGFLNEELDLKEKVMDYEEKIHELQKKALNNIAIQMAEDDVMDKDRSTYYLTLSRVVKAFERIGDISVEIIDTAGEFYRNIPRTTTPERFRRRSSE